One genomic window of Mucilaginibacter sp. SJ includes the following:
- a CDS encoding M1 family metallopeptidase, producing MTTAYGQQTPPPDNPALKIYRAVPTKINDLIHTKLDVRFDYKKRYMYGKEWVTLKPHFYPTDSLRLDAKGMDLKNISVVKNGKNVPLKFTYQDSLSVAIKLDKVYRNNESYTIYIDYTAKPNELKAKGSAAINDAKGLYFINPDGTEKDKPTQIWTQGETEASSAWFPTIDKPSQKTTEEITMTVPAKYVTLSNGKLTAQKTNADGTRTDTWKQELPHSPYLFMMAVGDFKIYKDKWKDKEVSYYLEPKYAPYAKEIFGFTPEAIDFYSKTLGVDFPWVKYSQIVVRDYVSGAMENTSATLHGDYVQATHRELIDANFNNGRSTIVHELFHQWFGDYVTAESWSNLTVNESFANFSETIWAEHKYGKDEADAHNYADMQSYLRSQGASTKNLVRFYYADKEDVFDAVTYQKGGRILNMLRNYLGDAAFYKGLNIYLKTNAFKNGEAQQLRLAFEEASGQDLNWYFNQWYYGAGHPILNISYKWDEATKTETVYLKQTQDGQTFKLPMAIDIYQGGKKVRHKEWMNDKVDSISYQLAGKPDLVNVDADKILLTKKTDNKTIDEFSFQYFNAPNYLDRYEAIEAAASDQTRPQAQKILIAALKDKYYGLRIKTIKALNLTKDDVRNAAQPILIALAQADNNTLVKAAAITALGKLKASGNMTLFTQSISSESYAVQGAALNAIAQLDPAKALSLAKGLEKDNKGALTAAIMTLYTTNGNDAEWPFVYHAFTEAGIQEKFNSLKNFADMTAKVNKPEYAQQGIEELKNAGIKFKVYGAAPFVITQLEGIKASRTSMKDDASAKAADDAIKAINDAK from the coding sequence ATGACAACTGCCTACGGGCAGCAAACTCCTCCGCCAGATAACCCGGCATTAAAGATCTACCGGGCCGTACCAACTAAAATCAACGACCTTATTCACACCAAACTTGATGTGCGCTTCGATTACAAAAAACGCTACATGTACGGTAAGGAATGGGTTACTTTGAAACCTCACTTTTATCCAACTGATAGCTTAAGGCTCGACGCTAAAGGCATGGACCTTAAAAACATCTCGGTGGTAAAAAATGGTAAAAATGTGCCGCTTAAATTTACTTACCAGGACAGCCTTTCGGTAGCCATTAAACTGGACAAAGTTTACCGCAATAACGAAAGTTATACCATTTACATTGACTATACCGCCAAGCCCAATGAGCTGAAAGCTAAAGGCAGCGCGGCTATCAATGACGCAAAAGGGTTATACTTCATTAACCCCGACGGTACTGAAAAAGATAAGCCAACCCAGATCTGGACACAGGGTGAAACCGAAGCTTCGTCGGCCTGGTTCCCTACTATCGATAAGCCAAGTCAAAAAACTACGGAAGAGATCACGATGACCGTGCCGGCAAAGTATGTAACCCTGTCAAACGGTAAACTGACTGCTCAAAAAACAAATGCCGACGGTACCCGTACCGACACCTGGAAACAAGAACTTCCACATTCGCCATATTTATTTATGATGGCTGTTGGCGATTTCAAGATCTATAAAGACAAATGGAAAGATAAAGAAGTAAGCTATTACCTGGAGCCCAAATATGCTCCTTATGCCAAAGAAATATTTGGCTTTACCCCGGAAGCTATCGACTTTTATTCAAAAACTTTAGGTGTTGATTTTCCATGGGTTAAGTACTCGCAAATTGTAGTGCGTGATTACGTGAGCGGTGCAATGGAAAATACCTCAGCCACCCTTCATGGTGACTACGTACAGGCTACGCACCGCGAACTGATTGATGCTAATTTCAACAACGGCCGCAGCACCATTGTTCACGAACTGTTTCACCAATGGTTTGGCGATTATGTTACTGCCGAAAGCTGGAGCAACCTTACCGTAAACGAATCGTTTGCTAATTTCAGCGAAACCATCTGGGCCGAACATAAATATGGCAAGGACGAAGCTGATGCGCATAACTATGCAGATATGCAAAGCTATCTCCGTTCGCAGGGAGCCAGTACTAAAAACCTGGTGCGTTTTTATTATGCTGATAAAGAGGACGTTTTTGACGCAGTAACCTACCAAAAAGGCGGCCGCATCCTGAACATGCTCCGCAATTATTTAGGCGATGCCGCTTTTTATAAAGGCCTTAACATTTACCTGAAAACAAACGCATTCAAAAATGGTGAAGCTCAGCAATTACGTTTAGCGTTTGAAGAAGCCAGCGGCCAGGACCTTAACTGGTACTTTAACCAGTGGTATTATGGAGCAGGTCACCCAATATTGAACATTAGTTATAAATGGGACGAGGCTACCAAAACCGAAACGGTTTACCTGAAACAAACCCAGGACGGTCAAACTTTTAAACTGCCGATGGCTATCGACATTTACCAGGGTGGTAAAAAAGTGCGCCATAAAGAATGGATGAATGACAAGGTAGATTCTATCAGCTACCAACTGGCCGGCAAGCCTGATTTGGTGAACGTTGATGCCGATAAAATCCTGTTAACCAAGAAAACTGACAATAAAACAATTGACGAGTTTTCATTCCAGTATTTCAACGCCCCTAATTACCTCGACCGTTACGAGGCTATAGAAGCTGCTGCATCAGATCAAACCCGTCCGCAAGCGCAAAAAATCCTGATCGCGGCTTTAAAGGATAAGTATTATGGACTGCGCATTAAAACCATCAAGGCATTAAACCTCACTAAAGATGATGTGCGTAATGCGGCCCAGCCAATATTGATCGCATTAGCTCAAGCCGATAATAACACGCTTGTAAAAGCAGCTGCTATTACAGCATTAGGCAAATTGAAAGCAAGCGGTAATATGACTTTGTTTACCCAATCCATATCGAGCGAATCATACGCTGTACAGGGCGCTGCCTTAAACGCCATTGCACAACTTGACCCGGCCAAGGCATTAAGCTTAGCCAAAGGCCTTGAAAAAGACAACAAAGGCGCATTAACTGCCGCTATCATGACTTTATATACAACTAATGGTAATGATGCTGAATGGCCATTTGTTTACCATGCGTTTACCGAGGCAGGGATTCAGGAAAAATTCAATTCCCTTAAAAACTTTGCCGACATGACCGCTAAAGTTAACAAGCCCGAATATGCACAGCAAGGAATTGAAGAGCTTAAAAATGCAGGCATTAAATTTAAGGTTTACGGGGCTGCACCTTTTGTAATTACACAGCTGGAAGGGATCAAAGCTTCCCGTACCTCAATGAAGGATGATGCCTCGGCAAAAGCAGCCGATGACGCAATCAAAGCTATTAATGATGCCAAATAA
- the pyrH gene encoding UMP kinase: MKYKRILLKLSGESLMGARQYGIDNNQVLQYAHDIKNVYDAGIEIAVVVGGGNIFRGLSAEKSGMERAQADYMGMLATVINCMALQNALESIGVETRLQSAIKMEQICEPYIRRRAMHHLEMGKIVIFGAGTGNPYFTTDTAASLRAIEIKADVVLKGTRVDGIYTADPEKDPSATRYDEITFQEVYDKGLNVMDMTAITLCQENKLPIIVFDMNKEGNFMKIAKGEDIGTLVK, translated from the coding sequence ATGAAATACAAAAGAATATTACTGAAACTTTCGGGCGAATCGCTGATGGGCGCAAGGCAATATGGTATTGATAATAACCAGGTTTTGCAGTATGCTCATGACATTAAAAACGTTTATGATGCCGGTATCGAGATTGCGGTAGTTGTTGGAGGCGGTAATATTTTCAGGGGATTAAGTGCTGAAAAATCGGGCATGGAACGTGCGCAGGCCGATTATATGGGTATGCTTGCAACGGTGATTAACTGTATGGCGCTGCAAAATGCTTTAGAAAGCATTGGTGTGGAAACCCGCCTGCAATCGGCCATTAAAATGGAACAGATCTGTGAACCTTACATCCGCCGTCGTGCTATGCACCACCTGGAAATGGGCAAGATAGTGATCTTCGGTGCGGGTACAGGTAACCCTTACTTTACTACTGATACTGCCGCTTCATTACGCGCCATTGAAATTAAAGCCGATGTGGTATTGAAAGGTACCCGCGTTGACGGAATCTACACTGCCGACCCGGAAAAAGACCCAAGTGCAACCCGTTACGACGAGATCACTTTCCAGGAAGTATATGACAAAGGCCTTAACGTAATGGACATGACCGCCATCACCCTGTGCCAGGAAAATAAGCTGCCTATCATTGTATTTGATATGAACAAGGAAGGTAACTTTATGAAAATTGCCAAAGGCGAAGATATTGGCACGCTCGTAAAATAA
- the nagA gene encoding N-acetylglucosamine-6-phosphate deacetylase: protein MPILALHNLKLISTGTIAEDKAVLISDGIITDIIDDTVIPANAVKKDLNGAYLAPGFIDLQIYGSGGQLFAGKPTVEALEQLENDLLNQGTIGVFATIGTNTNDIVETGIEAAKIYREKSKGAFWGLHLEGPYLNPAKKGAHPEKFIKKATLAEVKGWLEKADGVIKMITIAPELQDQDVIDYLYEQGVIISSGHSNATYAEGKLFLKKPVQAVTHLFNAMPSMHHREPGYIPAIFEERPYTSIVADGIHVDFAMIRLAKRELGDKLFLITDAVTSTKEGAYQHELRGDRYTMPDGTLSGSNLTMLKAVENCVKLAGIDLAEAVNMASLYPAELASQTKKGKIEKGFDADLVIFNADFEVLGTILKGDFLTKTT from the coding sequence ATGCCTATCCTCGCCCTCCACAACCTCAAACTCATCTCAACCGGCACCATCGCCGAAGATAAAGCCGTTTTGATCTCAGATGGCATTATCACTGATATTATTGACGATACTGTTATCCCCGCGAATGCTGTGAAGAAAGACCTGAACGGCGCATACCTTGCACCCGGGTTTATCGACCTGCAGATTTACGGTAGCGGAGGGCAACTTTTTGCAGGTAAGCCCACTGTTGAAGCATTAGAACAGCTGGAAAATGACCTGTTGAACCAGGGAACTATCGGGGTGTTTGCCACCATCGGCACCAACACCAATGATATTGTGGAAACGGGTATAGAGGCTGCTAAGATCTATCGCGAAAAGAGTAAAGGCGCTTTTTGGGGATTGCACCTGGAAGGACCTTACTTAAACCCTGCCAAAAAAGGAGCACACCCCGAAAAATTTATTAAAAAAGCTACCCTTGCAGAAGTTAAAGGCTGGCTTGAAAAGGCCGATGGCGTTATCAAAATGATCACCATTGCCCCCGAACTGCAGGATCAGGATGTGATAGATTATTTATATGAGCAGGGTGTTATCATATCATCCGGCCATAGTAATGCTACCTATGCCGAAGGTAAATTATTTTTAAAGAAACCGGTACAGGCAGTAACTCACCTGTTTAATGCTATGCCATCCATGCACCATCGTGAGCCTGGTTATATTCCCGCTATTTTTGAAGAGCGGCCGTACACCAGTATCGTAGCCGATGGTATCCATGTTGATTTTGCTATGATCCGCCTGGCGAAGCGCGAATTGGGTGATAAGCTTTTTCTGATCACTGATGCGGTTACCTCAACTAAAGAGGGGGCATACCAGCATGAGTTACGCGGCGACAGGTATACCATGCCCGATGGTACTTTATCAGGTTCAAACCTTACCATGCTTAAAGCAGTTGAAAATTGCGTTAAATTGGCCGGTATTGACCTGGCTGAGGCTGTAAATATGGCATCATTATATCCCGCCGAGTTAGCATCGCAAACAAAAAAGGGTAAAATAGAGAAAGGCTTTGATGCCGACCTTGTTATTTTTAATGCTGATTTTGAAGTGCTTGGGACTATACTAAAGGGTGATTTTTTAACAAAGACAACATAA
- the tsf gene encoding translation elongation factor Ts, with protein sequence MSTVQISAADVNKLRQQTGAGMMDCKKALTETNGDFEAAIDFLRKKGAKVAASRQDRESNEGVVIARTSEDFKTGVIIELNCETDFVAKNAEFIAFANEIANKAVEAKPASIEELYALEIDVETVRVKIGDAIIEKTGKIGEKIGVSKYEVISGEKVVAYIHGNFRLGVLVALSADGAGAEEAGKDVAMQIAAMNPIALDKDGVDASVIERELEIAKEQIRAEGKPEAMVEKIAAGKLNKFYKDSTLLNQEFVKDSSKSISQFLDSVEKGLTVTAFKRVALGA encoded by the coding sequence ATGTCTACAGTACAAATTTCTGCAGCCGACGTAAACAAACTGCGCCAGCAAACCGGTGCCGGTATGATGGATTGCAAAAAAGCATTAACCGAAACTAACGGTGATTTTGAAGCAGCTATCGATTTTTTAAGGAAAAAAGGTGCTAAAGTTGCAGCAAGCCGTCAGGACAGGGAATCAAACGAAGGTGTTGTTATTGCACGTACTTCTGAAGATTTTAAAACCGGTGTTATCATCGAGCTTAACTGCGAAACTGACTTCGTAGCTAAAAACGCTGAGTTCATCGCTTTTGCAAACGAAATTGCTAACAAAGCTGTTGAAGCAAAACCGGCTTCAATTGAAGAGCTTTACGCCCTTGAAATTGACGTTGAAACTGTTCGCGTTAAAATTGGTGATGCTATCATCGAAAAAACCGGTAAAATCGGCGAAAAAATCGGTGTATCTAAATATGAAGTTATTAGCGGCGAAAAGGTTGTTGCTTACATCCACGGTAACTTCCGTTTAGGTGTATTGGTGGCTTTGAGCGCTGATGGTGCCGGTGCGGAAGAAGCAGGTAAAGACGTAGCTATGCAAATTGCCGCTATGAACCCTATCGCTTTGGATAAAGATGGTGTTGACGCTTCAGTAATTGAGCGTGAGCTTGAAATTGCTAAAGAGCAGATCCGTGCAGAAGGTAAACCAGAAGCAATGGTTGAAAAAATTGCTGCTGGTAAATTGAATAAATTCTACAAAGACTCAACCCTGTTAAACCAGGAGTTTGTGAAAGATTCATCTAAGAGCATTTCACAATTCCTTGACTCGGTTGAAAAAGGCCTTACAGTAACCGCCTTCAAGCGGGTGGCTTTAGGAGCTTAA
- the rpsB gene encoding 30S ribosomal protein S2 encodes MARTTYQDLLDAGVHFGHLTRKWDPKMSQYIFMERNGIHIIDLNKTLTKVEEAAAAIKQIVKSGRKVLFVATKKQAKDIVADYAKSVNMPYITERWLGGMLTNFATVRKSIKKMSNIDKLTKDGTYSNLSKKERLMIQRERIKLETLLGGISDLNRLPAALFLIDVKKEHIAVSEALKLNIPTFAMVDTNSDPSNIDFPIPANDDATKSISLITSIIIKAIEEGLDERKREKEDEAEKEAVAAKAKADAPEVNEGGKRTRKVAEVAAEGEAEAPAAETEE; translated from the coding sequence ATGGCAAGAACAACTTATCAGGATTTACTGGACGCTGGTGTACACTTTGGTCACCTTACCCGTAAATGGGATCCGAAAATGTCACAGTACATTTTCATGGAGCGTAACGGTATCCACATTATCGATTTAAATAAAACCTTAACTAAGGTTGAAGAAGCTGCTGCAGCTATAAAACAAATTGTAAAATCAGGCCGTAAGGTATTATTCGTAGCTACAAAGAAACAAGCGAAAGATATCGTTGCTGATTACGCAAAAAGCGTAAACATGCCATACATCACCGAGCGTTGGTTAGGTGGTATGTTAACCAACTTTGCTACTGTACGTAAGTCAATCAAAAAGATGTCAAACATCGATAAATTGACTAAAGACGGTACTTACAGCAACCTTTCTAAAAAAGAGCGTCTGATGATTCAGCGTGAGCGTATCAAATTGGAAACCCTTTTAGGTGGTATCTCTGACTTGAACCGTTTACCGGCTGCTTTATTCCTGATCGACGTTAAGAAAGAGCACATCGCGGTTTCAGAAGCATTAAAGTTGAACATCCCTACATTTGCTATGGTTGATACCAACTCTGATCCTTCAAATATCGACTTCCCGATCCCTGCGAATGACGACGCTACTAAATCAATCTCTTTGATTACCAGCATCATCATCAAAGCTATTGAAGAAGGTTTAGATGAGCGCAAACGCGAGAAAGAAGACGAAGCTGAAAAAGAAGCAGTAGCTGCAAAAGCTAAAGCTGATGCTCCTGAAGTTAACGAAGGCGGTAAAAGAACCCGTAAAGTTGCTGAAGTAGCTGCTGAAGGCGAAGCTGAAGCTCCGGCTGCTGAAACAGAAGAATAA
- the rpsI gene encoding 30S ribosomal protein S9, with translation MPTTNTSGRRKTAVARIYLTEGNGAIIVNGKDYKEYFPTLPLQYIVTQSTEVSGSTGKYDVKANVAGGGVKGQAEAVRLAIAKAIVELDAEKKPALRAKGLMTRDDRMVERKKPGRRKARKRFQFSKR, from the coding sequence ATGCCAACAACTAACACTTCAGGCAGAAGAAAAACAGCCGTTGCCCGCATCTACCTTACAGAAGGAAATGGTGCGATCATCGTTAACGGTAAAGATTACAAAGAGTATTTCCCTACTTTGCCATTGCAATACATCGTTACTCAGAGCACTGAGGTTTCTGGTAGCACCGGAAAATATGATGTTAAAGCAAACGTTGCAGGTGGTGGTGTAAAAGGACAGGCAGAAGCCGTTCGTTTAGCTATCGCTAAAGCTATTGTTGAACTTGATGCTGAAAAGAAACCGGCATTACGTGCTAAAGGCTTAATGACCCGCGATGACCGTATGGTTGAGCGTAAAAAACCAGGTCGCAGGAAAGCACGTAAGAGATTCCAATTCAGTAAACGTTAA
- the rplM gene encoding 50S ribosomal protein L13: MNTLSYKTVSANKKTVNKQWVVVDAEGEILGRLSTKIAMIIRGKTKPDFTPNVDCGDNVIVINADKVKLTGNKLSDKVYVRYTGYPGGQRFISPKELLAKHPTRIIEKAVRGMLPKNRLGKALFGNLHVYAGAEHPHAAQNPTAI, translated from the coding sequence GTGAATACGTTAAGTTACAAAACTGTCTCAGCCAACAAAAAAACCGTTAACAAACAATGGGTTGTTGTTGACGCCGAAGGCGAGATTTTGGGGCGCTTGTCTACGAAGATCGCAATGATCATTCGTGGTAAAACCAAGCCTGATTTCACCCCAAACGTAGACTGTGGTGATAATGTGATCGTTATCAACGCAGACAAGGTAAAACTGACCGGCAACAAACTAAGCGACAAAGTTTATGTTCGTTACACTGGATATCCAGGTGGTCAGCGTTTTATTTCTCCTAAGGAGTTATTGGCGAAACATCCAACCCGCATCATCGAGAAAGCGGTACGTGGTATGTTACCTAAAAATCGTTTGGGTAAAGCATTATTCGGCAATTTGCATGTATATGCAGGTGCTGAGCATCCTCATGCAGCGCAAAACCCAACAGCCATTTAA
- a CDS encoding BamA/TamA family outer membrane protein yields MAPAVYRLTLTLFVLLSTCKLFAQTLADPVDSLQTQVDANGILASIFSGKSSKPDAATEQVRNRTYWSVLPSAAYNPSVGFAGGVISSGGKYFGDPSTTTLSVINAGFYLSTSGLSTFEFKQNAFSAQNKWNLQGTVQIGKTVAMDNGLGTGRRSFGEGNFFMNNTHFENNPDAFPIRYVYIKANERIYRKLAHHIYVGAGLSFNYYSHIDDNRKEIPITQTHNFRYSIRNGFPVSSYQANGLLFNFQFNNRDQPNRPFRGIYADIVLRSNQTWLGSNRNAMQVKLEFRKYWSLSSTNPECVFAVWHWSNYLFSGALPYLELPGTGSDAYGRIGRAFIIGRFKGLSFVYNEAEYRFPLTANKLLSAVTFVNVETANNQQRVKLFRYWEPGAGLGLRLLFNKYTRSNLCIDYGKGTYGSSGFFLGLNEVF; encoded by the coding sequence TTGGCTCCCGCTGTTTACCGGCTCACCTTAACCTTGTTTGTACTTTTAAGTACCTGCAAGCTGTTTGCCCAAACCCTGGCCGATCCGGTTGATTCATTACAAACACAGGTAGACGCCAATGGGATCTTAGCTTCTATATTCAGCGGCAAAAGCAGCAAACCTGACGCGGCTACCGAACAGGTACGAAACCGTACCTACTGGTCGGTATTGCCATCGGCGGCTTATAACCCGAGCGTAGGTTTCGCCGGAGGGGTGATCTCATCAGGAGGAAAATACTTTGGCGATCCTTCAACTACAACGCTTTCGGTAATTAATGCCGGCTTTTACCTGTCAACAAGCGGGCTCTCTACTTTTGAATTTAAACAAAACGCTTTTTCGGCACAAAACAAGTGGAACCTGCAGGGCACTGTACAAATAGGGAAAACCGTTGCCATGGACAACGGCCTCGGCACCGGCAGGCGCAGTTTTGGCGAGGGCAACTTTTTCATGAACAACACCCATTTTGAAAATAATCCTGATGCATTTCCTATCCGTTATGTATACATCAAGGCTAACGAGCGCATCTACCGTAAACTGGCACATCATATATATGTAGGTGCCGGGCTAAGCTTTAATTATTACAGTCATATCGACGACAACCGTAAAGAAATCCCTATAACCCAAACACACAACTTTCGTTATAGTATTCGCAACGGTTTTCCCGTCAGTTCGTATCAGGCCAATGGCTTACTTTTTAATTTTCAATTTAATAACCGCGATCAGCCTAACAGGCCCTTTCGGGGTATTTATGCCGATATAGTTTTACGAAGCAACCAAACCTGGCTGGGCAGCAACCGCAACGCTATGCAGGTAAAGCTCGAATTCAGAAAGTACTGGAGCTTATCATCAACTAATCCCGAATGCGTATTTGCCGTTTGGCACTGGTCAAACTATTTATTTAGCGGTGCGCTTCCTTATCTTGAACTGCCAGGTACAGGCAGTGATGCTTACGGGCGTATAGGCAGGGCATTTATAATCGGGCGTTTTAAGGGCTTATCATTTGTATATAATGAGGCCGAGTATAGGTTTCCCTTAACTGCTAACAAACTATTAAGCGCTGTTACTTTCGTAAATGTTGAAACCGCCAACAACCAGCAAAGGGTAAAACTATTCAGATATTGGGAACCGGGAGCAGGCCTTGGCTTAAGGTTGTTGTTTAATAAATACACCCGATCAAACCTTTGTATTGATTATGGCAAAGGCACATATGGTTCAAGTGGTTTCTTTTTAGGACTTAACGAGGTTTTTTAA
- a CDS encoding PAS domain-containing protein: protein MRTPLTSQLLGDLIEKGYEYVLVKISLNQQEDEAVDITLVPIKEKPELNKLPTGFETFYRITREPMQLVCGVDNTSIFIEYQTFGDTITSQDLFDDTYFRMSEDFFRQVLDSLEDYAVITTDKNGDVNSWNTGAQKVLGYTEQEVLGLSARIFFTPEDIAEGKPEAELKKALSRGRAIDERYHVRKDGTRFWGSGLVFPLFDEQHNHRGFTKIMRNQREEQRSKELGI from the coding sequence ATGCGCACTCCGTTAACCTCACAACTACTTGGCGATCTGATTGAAAAAGGCTATGAATATGTATTAGTTAAGATCAGCCTGAATCAACAGGAAGATGAGGCTGTCGACATAACACTTGTACCAATAAAAGAAAAACCGGAATTAAATAAATTACCAACAGGCTTTGAAACTTTTTACCGCATCACCCGCGAGCCCATGCAACTGGTTTGTGGTGTCGACAATACCAGTATTTTCATCGAATATCAAACCTTTGGTGACACTATAACCAGCCAGGACCTTTTCGACGACACTTATTTTAGGATGAGCGAGGACTTTTTCAGGCAGGTGTTGGACAGCCTGGAAGATTACGCGGTGATCACTACAGATAAAAATGGTGACGTTAACAGCTGGAATACCGGTGCCCAAAAAGTGCTTGGCTACACCGAACAGGAAGTATTAGGCCTAAGCGCCCGGATTTTTTTTACTCCCGAAGATATTGCCGAAGGTAAACCCGAAGCCGAATTAAAAAAAGCGCTGAGCCGGGGCAGAGCTATCGATGAGCGTTATCATGTACGCAAGGACGGCACACGCTTTTGGGGCAGCGGGCTGGTTTTCCCGCTGTTTGATGAACAGCACAATCATCGTGGTTTCACTAAAATCATGCGTAATCAACGGGAAGAACAGCGATCAAAAGAGCTTGGCATATAA
- a CDS encoding SPW repeat domain-containing protein, translating into MKGFISTKTYGFLNYVVALLMISSLWTFDTLHVGGAALFLPLIIGWLQLIMAIFAKNEMGFIKQFPMVMHNVGDVIMGSFLFCSPWVYAFSDKLVAPQLIFGAYLLIVGCFTKGSPFINPQVEEDHGVSYNA; encoded by the coding sequence ATGAAAGGCTTCATCTCAACAAAAACTTACGGATTTTTAAACTACGTTGTAGCCCTGTTAATGATTTCATCATTATGGACGTTTGATACACTTCATGTTGGCGGTGCTGCTTTGTTCCTGCCTTTGATCATTGGTTGGTTACAGCTTATCATGGCTATCTTTGCTAAAAACGAAATGGGCTTTATCAAGCAATTCCCGATGGTTATGCATAATGTTGGTGATGTAATTATGGGATCATTTTTATTTTGCTCACCATGGGTTTATGCTTTTTCTGATAAATTGGTAGCTCCGCAATTGATTTTTGGTGCCTACCTTTTAATTGTAGGTTGCTTTACCAAAGGCTCACCATTTATTAACCCACAGGTAGAAGAAGATCACGGCGTAAGCTACAATGCTTAA
- a CDS encoding ABC transporter ATPase yields MKFSPQSRVWIYQSDRKLTDLEVQQIQPELDRFTTNWTAHNNQLKAKGEVRYNRFFILIVDESQAGASGCSIDKSVHFMQQVQQHLGINLFDRFNLAYREGEEVLSLPRHDFEAKLKEGSINKETVVYNNLVQNLTELETKWEVPFKDSWHIQLFRDLVAN; encoded by the coding sequence ATGAAATTTTCTCCACAGTCAAGAGTTTGGATCTATCAGTCGGACAGGAAATTAACCGATCTGGAAGTGCAGCAGATACAGCCTGAGCTGGACAGGTTTACCACCAACTGGACAGCACACAACAACCAGCTAAAAGCCAAAGGCGAGGTAAGGTACAACCGCTTTTTTATATTGATTGTTGATGAAAGCCAAGCTGGAGCCAGCGGATGTTCTATCGATAAATCGGTTCATTTTATGCAGCAGGTGCAGCAGCATTTAGGGATTAATCTTTTCGACAGGTTTAATTTGGCTTATCGCGAGGGTGAGGAAGTGCTTTCGTTACCACGGCATGATTTTGAGGCTAAACTAAAAGAGGGCAGCATTAATAAGGAAACAGTTGTTTATAATAACCTGGTTCAAAATTTGACCGAGCTTGAAACTAAATGGGAGGTGCCGTTTAAAGATAGCTGGCATATTCAGTTATTTCGCGACCTCGTAGCTAATTGA
- a CDS encoding (Fe-S)-binding protein, whose protein sequence is MENSKSEIKIPTMAEMAAEGKEPEILFWVGCAGSFDERARKITRDICKILQHVGISYAVLGTEENCTGDPAKRAGNEFLFQMQAMMNIQVLDGYNIKKIVTGCPHCFNTIKNEYPGLGGDYEVIHHTQLIQQLINDGKLKAEGGESFKGKRITYHDPCYLGRGNDVYEAPRAALEILDTELVEMKRCKSNGLCCGAGGAQMFKEPEPGKKDINIERIADVIEAKAQVVAAACPFCMTMLTDGVKNQDKEQEIKVLDIAEITVRANGL, encoded by the coding sequence ATGGAAAATTCGAAATCCGAAATAAAGATACCTACCATGGCCGAAATGGCTGCTGAGGGCAAAGAACCCGAAATATTGTTTTGGGTTGGTTGTGCCGGCAGCTTTGATGAGCGTGCCCGCAAAATTACCCGCGATATTTGCAAGATATTGCAGCATGTGGGTATTAGCTACGCAGTGTTAGGTACAGAAGAAAATTGCACCGGCGACCCTGCAAAGCGGGCGGGAAATGAGTTCCTGTTCCAGATGCAAGCCATGATGAATATCCAGGTGCTGGATGGTTATAATATCAAAAAAATAGTTACAGGTTGCCCGCATTGTTTTAATACCATAAAAAATGAGTATCCTGGCCTGGGGGGTGATTATGAGGTGATTCATCACACGCAGCTTATTCAACAGCTAATAAATGATGGTAAGCTTAAGGCAGAGGGCGGTGAAAGTTTTAAGGGGAAAAGGATCACTTATCATGACCCCTGTTATTTGGGCCGGGGAAATGATGTTTACGAGGCTCCGCGCGCGGCGTTAGAGATATTGGATACCGAACTGGTAGAAATGAAACGCTGCAAATCAAACGGGCTGTGCTGTGGTGCGGGCGGCGCGCAAATGTTTAAGGAACCTGAACCAGGCAAAAAGGATATCAATATAGAGCGTATTGCCGATGTTATAGAAGCCAAGGCGCAGGTGGTAGCCGCTGCCTGTCCGTTTTGTATGACCATGCTAACTGATGGCGTAAAAAACCAGGATAAGGAACAGGAGATAAAGGTGTTGGATATTGCAGAGATCACGGTTAGGGCTAACGGGTTATAA